In a single window of the Paenibacillus sp. MMS20-IR301 genome:
- the dcuS gene encoding DcuS/MalK family sensor histidine kinase has translation MAKKKSYSLRTTVAVMVSAVVILVLLVLYFIFRNQIIPQTRHALEDKAITIARTIALMPLLSEGLSEGRSKEIQAYTSKITRRNDILFVVVLDMNSIRYSHPDPAKVGQPFVGGGQETALRGRESISEGTGTLGNSLRAFVPVYDGRGHQLGVVVAGLSMERVERLVRQNEWTIILILISGALLGAGGAYVLARRIKQMIFGMEPADILRLLQERSAMLESTREGIITIDQEARITIINKEAHRLLKAAGISGAAVNRQLADYWPELDLAEVLVSGEARQDQELELGGISLLVSSLPVLVDGEIAGAITTFRDKTELAVLAERLSGISVYADALRAGAHEFMNKLHVIMGMTHMGLYDELQQYILGTAGDYQKEIGAITRAIKDPVMAGFLLGKLSRAREAGIELLLAGDSYLPEPADPQVSHELITIAGNLLDNAMEALSASNKPGRAAGAGSRQVMLAFRYEAGRLLCEVSDKGPGIPAALQEQIFAQGFSTKGEQRGIGLYLVRKSVDKLQGRLELAPGSGAGTRFTVDVPYAAKEGESL, from the coding sequence TTGGCCAAGAAAAAAAGCTACAGCCTCAGAACAACAGTAGCGGTGATGGTCTCTGCCGTGGTGATACTGGTGCTGCTGGTCTTATATTTTATCTTCCGTAATCAGATCATTCCGCAGACCCGGCATGCACTGGAGGATAAGGCGATTACGATTGCCCGGACGATTGCGCTGATGCCGCTGCTGTCTGAAGGCTTAAGTGAAGGGCGGAGCAAGGAGATTCAGGCCTACACGTCCAAGATCACCAGGCGTAATGATATATTGTTCGTCGTGGTGCTGGATATGAACAGCATCCGGTATTCCCATCCGGATCCTGCCAAGGTCGGCCAGCCCTTCGTAGGCGGGGGGCAGGAAACTGCGCTGCGCGGCCGGGAGAGCATCTCCGAGGGTACCGGGACACTGGGCAACTCGCTGCGGGCGTTCGTGCCGGTGTATGACGGCCGGGGCCATCAGCTTGGCGTTGTAGTGGCCGGGTTATCGATGGAGCGGGTGGAGCGGCTCGTCCGGCAGAATGAATGGACGATTATACTTATACTGATCTCAGGCGCGCTGCTTGGTGCCGGAGGCGCGTATGTTCTGGCGCGGAGAATCAAGCAGATGATCTTCGGCATGGAGCCCGCAGATATCCTGAGGCTGCTGCAGGAGCGCAGCGCGATGCTGGAGTCGACACGCGAAGGGATTATCACCATTGACCAGGAAGCCCGGATTACGATTATTAATAAAGAGGCACACCGGCTGCTGAAGGCAGCCGGAATCAGCGGAGCTGCGGTGAACCGGCAGCTGGCCGATTACTGGCCGGAGCTGGACCTTGCAGAGGTGCTGGTCAGCGGGGAAGCGCGGCAGGATCAGGAGCTGGAGCTGGGCGGGATTTCCCTGCTTGTAAGCAGCCTGCCGGTGCTCGTGGACGGTGAAATTGCCGGAGCCATCACCACGTTCCGGGATAAGACGGAGCTGGCTGTACTGGCCGAGCGGCTGTCAGGCATCTCTGTCTACGCCGATGCGCTGCGGGCTGGTGCCCATGAGTTCATGAACAAGCTGCATGTGATTATGGGCATGACACATATGGGCCTCTATGATGAGCTGCAGCAGTACATTCTGGGTACTGCCGGTGATTACCAGAAGGAGATCGGCGCGATAACGCGGGCGATCAAGGACCCGGTAATGGCCGGTTTCCTCCTCGGCAAGCTGAGCCGGGCGCGTGAAGCGGGCATTGAGCTGCTGCTGGCCGGGGACAGCTATTTACCTGAACCGGCTGATCCGCAGGTAAGCCATGAGCTGATTACCATTGCCGGCAACCTGCTGGACAATGCCATGGAGGCGCTCAGCGCTTCTAATAAGCCCGGGAGAGCGGCAGGCGCCGGCAGCAGGCAGGTCATGCTGGCTTTCCGCTATGAAGCGGGCCGGCTGCTCTGCGAAGTAAGCGACAAGGGTCCGGGGATTCCTGCGGCGCTGCAGGAGCAGATCTTCGCCCAGGGCTTCTCCACCAAGGGCGAGCAGCGCGGAATCGGGCTGTATCTGGTCAGGAAGAGTGTGGACAAGCTGCAGGGCCGGCTTGAGCTTGCTCCCGGGAGCGGGGCGGGAACGCGGTTTACCGTGGATGTGCCCTATGCAGCTAAGGAGGGAGAGAGCCTGTGA
- a CDS encoding MFS transporter, whose product MRGLLRNQAVLLLAVGGLYLLATVLAGTFLNVYLWKSRQNFAMIGWFTAAQQIALGLSFWLGGKWVKEHNKMNALRLGIAVSGFFYLLVLWLRGEAVHYIWPLGLTLGISIGFYWLAFNIVFFEITEAGNRDRYNGWMGLLGSLTGIAGPWVSGVLISYFQGERGYRVVFILSLCIYGIAALLSFGLEKRPRGTAYLWLEPWHELRRHKSPWKPAAAALLFQGIREGVFSFLIGLLVYIAVQEESRLGQFALITSAVALISYYAAGKWFKPGRRSGGMLAGSLLLAAVILPLLWRVNYTTLLIMGIGTSLCLPLYMLPMTSTSFDLMGLSEESAGKRVELVVLRELSLMSGRLLGVLVFIAVLSVNESPQVITGLMLVLGAAPLGSWLVLHRLLKHRDYKIS is encoded by the coding sequence ATGCGAGGTTTATTACGGAATCAGGCGGTGCTGCTGCTCGCCGTAGGCGGGCTTTATTTGCTGGCTACTGTGCTGGCAGGGACTTTTCTGAACGTATATCTGTGGAAAAGCCGGCAGAATTTCGCCATGATCGGCTGGTTTACGGCTGCGCAGCAAATAGCCCTTGGCTTAAGCTTCTGGCTGGGCGGCAAATGGGTGAAGGAGCATAACAAGATGAATGCCCTGCGGCTGGGAATTGCCGTTTCGGGCTTTTTTTATTTGCTGGTGCTGTGGCTGCGCGGGGAAGCGGTGCATTATATCTGGCCGCTTGGGCTGACGCTGGGAATATCCATCGGCTTCTACTGGCTGGCCTTTAATATTGTCTTCTTTGAAATTACTGAGGCCGGGAACCGTGACCGGTATAACGGCTGGATGGGGCTGCTTGGTTCACTTACGGGAATCGCCGGACCATGGGTGTCCGGTGTGCTGATATCCTATTTTCAAGGGGAGCGGGGCTATCGTGTTGTATTCATCCTCTCGCTTTGCATATACGGAATAGCTGCTCTGCTTAGCTTCGGGCTGGAGAAGCGGCCGCGCGGCACGGCCTATCTGTGGCTGGAACCCTGGCACGAGCTTCGCCGCCATAAAAGCCCGTGGAAGCCGGCAGCAGCGGCACTATTGTTCCAGGGTATCCGCGAAGGGGTCTTCTCATTCCTGATCGGCCTGCTCGTATACATAGCCGTTCAGGAGGAGAGCAGGCTGGGGCAGTTCGCCCTGATTACCTCCGCCGTAGCGCTGATCAGCTATTATGCCGCAGGGAAATGGTTCAAGCCCGGCCGCCGCTCCGGGGGGATGCTGGCCGGCAGCCTGCTGCTGGCAGCAGTGATCCTCCCGCTGCTGTGGCGGGTGAATTATACCACCCTGCTGATTATGGGGATCGGCACCTCGCTGTGCCTCCCGCTGTATATGCTCCCGATGACCTCGACCAGCTTTGACCTGATGGGCCTGTCTGAAGAAAGTGCCGGAAAGCGCGTAGAGCTGGTAGTGCTCAGGGAGCTTAGCCTGATGAGCGGGCGCCTGCTGGGTGTCTTGGTGTTCATTGCTGTGCTCTCGGTGAACGAATCCCCGCAGGTCATTACCGGACTTATGCTGGTGCTCGGCGCAGCTCCGCTCGGAAGCTGGCTGGTGCTGCACCGGTTGCTTAAGCACAGGGATTACAAAATAAGTTAA
- a CDS encoding DUF350 domain-containing protein, whose amino-acid sequence MQDNIDLLLDHPLGALLGYFTVAILGLVVFLSFFEMVTKYNCWEEIRKGNISVAMATGGKIFGICNILRFSIEAGASIYETMKWSVVGFLLLLLAYFLFEFLTPVFSIDDEIAADNRAVGLTAMLISVSLSYVIGAAIF is encoded by the coding sequence ATGCAAGATAATATTGATCTTTTGCTGGATCATCCGCTGGGAGCGCTGCTCGGCTACTTCACCGTGGCCATCCTGGGACTGGTAGTATTCCTGTCCTTCTTTGAAATGGTGACCAAATACAACTGCTGGGAAGAAATCCGCAAGGGGAATATTTCTGTAGCGATGGCTACCGGCGGCAAAATTTTTGGCATCTGCAATATTCTGCGCTTCAGCATTGAGGCGGGAGCTTCCATCTACGAGACGATGAAGTGGTCGGTTGTAGGCTTCCTGCTGCTGCTGCTGGCCTACTTCCTGTTTGAATTTCTGACCCCTGTTTTTTCTATTGATGACGAGATTGCCGCGGACAACCGGGCCGTGGGACTGACAGCGATGCTGATCTCCGTTTCCTTGTCCTATGTTATTGGTGCTGCTATATTCTGA
- a CDS encoding endonuclease MutS2, whose protein sequence is MDDKILHTLEYRKILNKLMQYTQTPMGRLIAEGLKPSGDFEGVKLLLQATDEAANVDRLKGIPSFGGVTDIKPALKRALIGGMLGTVELLSVGNTIGGARRVKRFLAAMHDDEAIPMLFAQSDLLSEQKHVEDDIRQCIDENADVMDSASPELASIRRELRGGETRIREKLDSMIRSSSVSKMLQDQLVTIRSDRFVIPVKAEYRAHFGGIVHDQSGSGATLFIEPESIVAMNNKLRETRLREEREIEIILHRLTALVGDIAEEMAYDIDILGELDFIFAKARLARDMKATQPRMNDRGYLRLRKGRHPLIPAEQVVPLDVELGNQYSSIIVTGPNTGGKTVTLKTIGLLSLMSMSGLFIPAEEGSQMCVFDAIYADIGDEQSIEQSLSTFSSHMTNIISILKNMTPKSLILLDEVGAGTDPAEGSALAIAILEHIHRTECRMVATTHYSELKAYAYERKGVINASMEFDVQSLSPTYRLLIGVPGRSNAFAIAERLGLPNVILEHARGEVKEEDMRVEHMIASLEENRLSAEHERERAEGLRREAEEFRKRQQQELEKLESQRDKRLEKAENDASNILAKARKEAEEIISDLRRLAMEEGASVKEHKLIEARRRLDEAEPAPRKKTVTRSTVKAPRKIQPGDEVKVANVNQKGYVVELSGTKEAVVQFGIMKMKVNLSDLEFLASAPDAPPPALRRATTVKRTRDENIRTELDLRGANLEEAIMETDRFIDEAFLGNLGQISIIHGKGTGVLRTGIQEYLRKHKHIKSYRLGNYNEGGAGVTVAELQ, encoded by the coding sequence TTGGACGACAAAATTTTGCATACGCTTGAATATCGCAAGATTTTAAATAAATTGATGCAGTACACACAGACGCCGATGGGGCGGCTGATTGCGGAAGGCTTGAAGCCTTCCGGCGATTTCGAGGGTGTGAAGCTGCTGCTGCAGGCAACGGATGAGGCGGCCAATGTGGACCGGCTGAAGGGGATTCCTTCCTTCGGCGGCGTGACCGATATCAAGCCTGCGCTGAAACGCGCTTTAATCGGCGGGATGCTTGGCACCGTAGAGCTGCTCTCTGTCGGCAATACAATCGGCGGAGCGCGCCGGGTGAAGCGGTTCCTTGCCGCGATGCATGATGATGAGGCAATTCCCATGCTGTTCGCGCAGAGTGATCTGCTGTCTGAGCAGAAGCATGTGGAGGATGATATCCGCCAGTGCATCGACGAGAATGCCGATGTGATGGATTCGGCAAGCCCGGAGCTGGCCTCCATCCGCCGGGAGCTGCGCGGCGGTGAGACGCGGATCCGCGAGAAGCTGGATTCGATGATCCGGTCCTCTTCGGTATCCAAGATGCTGCAGGACCAGCTTGTGACCATCCGCAGCGACCGGTTTGTAATTCCGGTCAAGGCGGAGTACCGCGCTCACTTCGGCGGGATAGTCCATGACCAGTCCGGCTCCGGGGCGACGCTTTTCATTGAGCCGGAATCTATTGTGGCGATGAACAACAAGCTGCGTGAGACCCGGCTGCGCGAGGAGCGGGAGATTGAGATCATCCTGCACCGGCTGACGGCGCTTGTGGGCGATATTGCCGAGGAGATGGCTTACGATATCGACATCCTGGGTGAACTGGACTTCATCTTTGCCAAAGCGCGTCTGGCGCGTGATATGAAGGCTACCCAGCCCCGCATGAATGACCGGGGGTATCTGCGTCTGCGTAAGGGACGCCACCCTCTGATTCCTGCAGAGCAGGTAGTCCCGCTTGATGTAGAGCTGGGCAACCAGTACAGCTCGATCATCGTTACCGGCCCGAATACGGGCGGTAAGACGGTTACCCTGAAGACCATCGGCCTCTTAAGCCTGATGTCGATGTCTGGCCTGTTCATTCCGGCAGAGGAAGGCAGCCAGATGTGTGTCTTCGATGCCATCTATGCTGATATCGGCGATGAGCAGAGTATCGAGCAGAGTCTCAGTACCTTCTCCAGCCATATGACCAATATTATCTCCATTCTGAAGAATATGACACCGAAGAGCCTGATTCTGCTCGATGAAGTAGGAGCAGGGACAGACCCGGCGGAAGGCTCGGCGCTGGCGATTGCGATTCTGGAGCATATCCACCGTACCGAATGCCGGATGGTCGCTACTACGCATTACAGCGAGCTGAAGGCTTACGCTTACGAACGCAAAGGCGTGATCAATGCCAGCATGGAATTCGATGTGCAGAGCCTTAGCCCTACGTACCGGCTGCTGATCGGCGTGCCGGGACGAAGCAACGCCTTCGCGATTGCTGAACGCCTCGGGCTGCCGAATGTCATCCTTGAGCATGCGCGCGGTGAGGTCAAGGAAGAAGATATGCGCGTCGAGCACATGATTGCCTCGCTCGAAGAGAACCGGCTCAGCGCGGAGCATGAGCGCGAGCGGGCTGAAGGCCTGCGCCGTGAAGCGGAGGAATTCCGCAAGCGGCAGCAGCAGGAGCTGGAGAAGCTGGAGAGCCAGCGTGACAAGCGCCTGGAGAAGGCGGAGAATGACGCCAGCAATATTCTCGCCAAAGCGCGCAAGGAAGCTGAGGAGATTATCAGCGACCTCCGGCGTCTCGCAATGGAGGAAGGGGCTTCTGTCAAGGAGCATAAGCTGATCGAAGCGCGCCGGAGACTGGATGAAGCGGAGCCGGCACCGCGCAAGAAGACGGTCACCCGCAGCACCGTCAAGGCACCGCGGAAGATCCAGCCCGGGGATGAAGTCAAGGTAGCTAACGTAAACCAGAAGGGTTATGTTGTGGAGCTTAGCGGCACTAAGGAAGCGGTCGTACAGTTCGGCATTATGAAGATGAAGGTTAATCTGAGTGATCTGGAGTTCCTGGCTTCTGCGCCGGATGCTCCTCCTCCTGCTCTCCGCCGGGCTACGACAGTGAAGCGTACGCGTGACGAGAACATCCGCACAGAGCTGGATCTGCGCGGGGCCAATCTGGAAGAGGCGATCATGGAGACCGACCGGTTCATCGATGAAGCTTTCCTTGGCAATCTTGGGCAGATATCCATTATTCACGGCAAAGGCACAGGGGTGCTGCGGACAGGAATCCAGGAGTATCTGCGTAAGCATAAGCATATCAAGAGCTACCGGCTCGGGAATTACAATGAAGGCGGCGCGGGCGTAACCGTAGCTGAACTGCAGTAG
- a CDS encoding phage holin family protein: MRFLGHVVRFIVAAIMLMVVSWIVPQFTVGGFWSALVLALVIALLGWVVEGIFGKKATPFGRGIVGFLVSALVIWIAQFIVSGVSVTVLGALLAALVIGIIDLFLPVSTPFEAGK, from the coding sequence ATGAGATTCTTAGGTCATGTGGTCCGTTTTATCGTGGCAGCGATCATGCTAATGGTGGTCAGCTGGATTGTTCCGCAGTTCACCGTCGGGGGCTTCTGGAGCGCATTGGTGCTTGCGCTTGTGATTGCTCTGCTCGGCTGGGTTGTTGAAGGGATCTTCGGCAAAAAAGCAACACCTTTCGGCCGCGGCATCGTCGGCTTCCTGGTCAGCGCGCTGGTAATCTGGATTGCCCAGTTTATCGTGAGCGGCGTCAGTGTCACCGTTCTTGGAGCCCTGCTTGCAGCCCTGGTCATCGGTATTATTGACCTGTTTCTCCCGGTATCCACTCCGTTTGAAGCAGGCAAATAA
- a CDS encoding GGDEF domain-containing protein codes for MLAAQILFMLSSHSSETKSILIPSKGHLFVACNLMIVAAMAIAEIWLRTALHYHKQAVVICGFIVSYLMYFVLEPFVDGAQMTLMMPIMIALIYFDKRLLHYLGLFSIVFYSVIYFGLERPLLDKPLLEFLMVECVFIVFAVMAQAVIIRARETREYLEQLTRSEQELMVERAISDKLLKMDALTGLYNHKSFHEYLDSLLEQCESNGLRLQLALFDIDNFKRVNDTYGHWVGDLVLKEVAAEVRSLIGLNDFAARYGGEEFAVIFTDKSFQEAYAAIEEIRLAIAAMQHPYAGGKPITVSIGFCDYQLGDGKETLFRKTDHALYSAKRGGKNAVVTAAVSRKDDSALSYA; via the coding sequence ATGCTGGCCGCTCAAATCCTGTTCATGCTGTCCTCCCACTCCTCTGAGACGAAATCAATCCTTATTCCCAGCAAGGGACATCTGTTCGTTGCCTGTAATCTGATGATTGTTGCCGCCATGGCCATTGCCGAAATCTGGCTGCGCACGGCTCTTCACTATCATAAGCAGGCTGTAGTGATCTGCGGATTCATTGTTTCTTATCTGATGTATTTCGTGCTGGAGCCGTTTGTTGACGGTGCCCAGATGACCCTGATGATGCCGATCATGATTGCACTGATTTATTTTGACAAGCGTCTGCTGCATTATCTCGGGCTGTTCAGCATCGTCTTTTACAGTGTGATTTATTTCGGGCTTGAACGCCCGCTGCTGGACAAACCGCTGCTGGAATTTCTGATGGTGGAATGTGTATTCATTGTGTTTGCCGTGATGGCACAGGCGGTGATTATCCGGGCCCGGGAAACCCGTGAGTATCTGGAACAGCTGACCCGGTCGGAGCAGGAGCTGATGGTCGAGCGGGCGATTTCCGACAAGCTGCTGAAGATGGATGCCTTGACCGGCCTGTACAACCACAAATCATTCCACGAATATCTCGACTCGCTGCTGGAGCAGTGTGAGAGCAATGGCCTGCGGCTGCAGCTGGCGCTGTTTGATATTGACAATTTCAAGCGTGTAAATGATACGTACGGCCATTGGGTCGGGGATCTTGTGCTCAAAGAGGTGGCGGCGGAGGTCCGCAGCCTGATTGGGCTGAATGATTTCGCGGCGAGATACGGCGGGGAAGAGTTTGCAGTGATTTTCACGGATAAAAGCTTTCAGGAAGCCTACGCTGCAATTGAAGAGATCCGGCTGGCTATTGCTGCGATGCAGCATCCATATGCCGGAGGGAAGCCGATTACGGTCAGTATCGGATTCTGTGATTATCAGCTCGGAGACGGTAAGGAAACGCTGTTCCGCAAAACAGACCATGCGCTGTACTCGGCGAAACGGGGCGGCAAGAATGCTGTCGTTACTGCTGCAGTGAGCCGTAAGGACGATTCTGCCCTGTCCTATGCGTAA
- a CDS encoding cupredoxin domain-containing protein, with translation MFRKTAILCSIVCALMLSACGSSTSSNTSGSANNSAAATNLTAEEELVITATNYSFDQKEYHLKKGVPVKITFKNESGNHGILVPEMKLRLDAKNSSQVIVPGEAGTFEVTCAIMCGSGHSAMSATIIVE, from the coding sequence ATGTTCAGAAAGACGGCTATTCTTTGTTCGATCGTCTGCGCCCTTATGCTCTCAGCCTGCGGAAGCAGCACCAGCAGCAATACTTCCGGAAGCGCTAACAACAGTGCAGCAGCAACGAATCTCACAGCTGAAGAGGAACTTGTCATTACCGCAACCAATTACAGCTTTGACCAGAAGGAATATCATCTGAAGAAAGGCGTGCCTGTCAAAATCACCTTCAAAAACGAGAGCGGCAATCACGGCATCCTTGTTCCCGAGATGAAGTTGAGGCTGGATGCCAAGAATTCCTCGCAAGTCATTGTTCCCGGGGAGGCCGGTACCTTCGAGGTTACCTGTGCGATTATGTGCGGCTCCGGCCATAGTGCGATGAGCGCCACTATTATTGTGGAGTAA
- the pheT gene encoding phenylalanine--tRNA ligase subunit beta: MKVSTAWLADYISLEGVTAEELADLITTAGIEIDGVERRNKGLSGIVTGYVKSKEKHPDADKLNVCIVDAGQGEDLQIVCGAKNVAAGQKVPVALVGAKLPGLEIKKAKLRGVLSQGMICSAKELGLNDKLLPKELQEGILVLPENTEVGQDILKVLGLNDEILDFDLTPNRSDCLSMIGAAYEVSAILGRELQLADPAAELVETGGKAADSISATIEDEQYCSHYAVRYIAGVKTAPSPLWIQNRLMAAGVRPINNIVDITNYVMLEYGQPLHAFDGDRLEGGTIGVRFAREGELLTTLDGQERKLEPQMLVIADNAGAIGLAGVMGGLSTEVTADTVNIVLESAKFDGGTVRKTSRQLGLRSEASQRFEKEVDPNAVIPALNRAAALIARYAGGSVREGIVQAGKGSAEEKVLTLSLEKLNQYLGTELSLLEVKTLFGRLHFKCGDAAQGIVEVQVPTRRGDISYDVDLIEEIARLYGYDNIPTTLIEGTTTPGALTRQQFLRRELRRLLALGGYQEVMGYSFIQPEQSRLFPSLAEGKLSVKLAMPMSEERSVLRTSLLPQLLDIALYNTNRRQGDLALFEIGNVFFTEEETLTRQPSELPVLGLLLSGTRAAKQWNVPAEPVDFFDLKGAAETVFAHLGLTDRIIYEGNAPEGYHPGRSATIYLLQGEGRVKIGTIGQLHPELQRQLDLEDTYVSEVLLQPLYDAARAQLQYSELHRFPGMERDIAVVVDAEVPAGQLVASIREHGGTLLQNVQVFDIYTGGKMESGKKSVALSLLYRHTEHTLTDEEVVEVHDRVVAALEQTFGAELRK, from the coding sequence ATGAAAGTATCAACCGCCTGGCTGGCTGATTATATATCGCTGGAGGGAGTGACCGCGGAGGAGCTGGCGGATCTAATCACGACCGCCGGCATCGAGATTGATGGCGTAGAACGCCGCAATAAAGGGCTGTCCGGTATCGTTACCGGCTATGTGAAATCCAAAGAAAAACATCCGGACGCCGACAAGCTGAACGTGTGTATCGTAGATGCGGGACAGGGCGAGGATCTGCAGATCGTCTGCGGAGCCAAGAATGTTGCAGCCGGACAGAAGGTTCCTGTAGCGCTGGTCGGCGCCAAGCTGCCTGGTCTGGAGATCAAGAAAGCCAAGCTGCGCGGCGTATTATCCCAAGGGATGATCTGCTCGGCCAAGGAGCTGGGACTGAACGACAAGCTGCTGCCGAAGGAGCTGCAGGAGGGCATTCTTGTCCTGCCTGAGAATACTGAGGTCGGCCAGGATATTCTGAAGGTGCTGGGGCTGAATGATGAGATTCTCGATTTCGATCTGACCCCGAACCGTTCCGACTGTCTGAGCATGATCGGCGCTGCCTATGAAGTGAGTGCCATCCTCGGCCGGGAGCTGCAGCTTGCGGATCCGGCGGCGGAGCTGGTAGAGACTGGCGGCAAAGCCGCTGATTCCATCTCGGCAACTATTGAAGATGAGCAATACTGCAGCCATTATGCTGTGCGCTATATTGCCGGAGTGAAGACTGCACCGTCCCCGCTTTGGATACAGAACCGCCTGATGGCGGCCGGGGTACGGCCGATCAACAACATCGTGGACATCACCAACTATGTGATGCTGGAATACGGACAGCCGCTGCATGCCTTCGACGGTGACCGGCTGGAAGGCGGCACCATCGGTGTGCGTTTCGCCCGGGAAGGCGAGCTGCTGACTACCCTTGACGGGCAGGAGCGCAAGCTGGAGCCGCAAATGCTTGTGATTGCCGACAATGCAGGGGCAATCGGCCTGGCCGGTGTGATGGGCGGCCTGTCAACAGAGGTTACGGCAGACACCGTTAATATCGTACTGGAATCCGCCAAATTCGACGGCGGGACGGTCCGCAAGACTTCACGCCAGCTGGGCCTGCGTTCCGAAGCCTCCCAGCGGTTCGAGAAGGAAGTCGATCCGAACGCTGTAATTCCGGCACTGAACCGTGCTGCTGCCCTGATTGCCCGTTATGCCGGCGGTTCTGTGCGGGAAGGAATTGTGCAGGCAGGCAAGGGCTCTGCTGAAGAGAAAGTACTGACCCTGTCGCTCGAGAAGCTGAATCAGTACCTCGGCACAGAGCTGTCGCTGCTCGAAGTCAAAACCCTGTTCGGCCGCCTGCATTTCAAATGCGGCGATGCTGCCCAGGGAATTGTGGAAGTACAGGTGCCGACGCGCCGCGGCGACATCAGCTATGATGTCGACCTGATCGAAGAAATCGCCCGGCTGTACGGGTATGATAATATCCCGACAACACTGATTGAAGGGACAACGACTCCGGGAGCGCTCACGCGGCAGCAGTTCCTCCGCCGTGAGCTGCGCCGTCTGCTGGCGCTTGGAGGCTATCAGGAGGTGATGGGATACTCCTTCATCCAGCCGGAGCAGAGCAGGCTCTTCCCGTCCCTTGCGGAAGGTAAGCTGTCCGTGAAGCTGGCTATGCCGATGAGCGAGGAGCGCAGCGTGCTGCGCACCAGCCTGCTGCCGCAGCTGCTGGACATTGCCCTCTATAATACCAACCGCCGCCAAGGCGATCTGGCACTGTTCGAGATCGGCAATGTCTTCTTCACCGAAGAAGAGACCCTCACCCGCCAGCCGAGCGAGCTGCCGGTGCTGGGACTATTGCTCAGCGGTACCCGTGCCGCCAAGCAGTGGAATGTGCCGGCTGAGCCTGTGGATTTCTTCGACCTTAAGGGTGCGGCAGAAACTGTATTTGCCCATCTCGGCCTTACGGACCGGATCATCTATGAAGGCAATGCTCCGGAAGGCTATCATCCGGGCCGCTCCGCTACCATCTACCTGCTCCAGGGTGAAGGGCGCGTGAAGATCGGCACGATCGGCCAGCTGCATCCGGAGCTGCAGCGTCAGCTGGATCTTGAGGATACTTATGTATCCGAAGTGCTGCTACAGCCGCTGTATGATGCTGCGCGTGCGCAGCTGCAGTACAGTGAGCTTCACCGCTTCCCGGGAATGGAACGGGATATTGCCGTTGTAGTGGATGCAGAGGTTCCTGCCGGCCAGCTGGTAGCTTCGATCCGCGAGCATGGCGGAACACTGCTGCAGAATGTGCAAGTGTTCGATATCTATACCGGGGGCAAGATGGAGTCCGGGAAGAAGAGCGTTGCGCTTTCGCTGCTGTACCGCCATACCGAGCATACGCTTACCGATGAAGAGGTTGTAGAGGTGCATGACAGAGTTGTTGCTGCACTTGAGCAAACTTTTGGCGCAGAATTAAGAAAATAG